A window of the Planococcus citri chromosome 4, ihPlaCitr1.1, whole genome shotgun sequence genome harbors these coding sequences:
- the LOC135843573 gene encoding uncharacterized protein LOC135843573, translated as MSINQTLAENCLDQSLKERYVFLYDLPSLQELTAYEVCRTIWYSNLSKYQHIKAEDTNVIHCRFMFGLFLFDHYQKHIGQLIKHLNVPASIEDILENSMNKVCKEIGNWVMDFYYGTLKLEDHCGIRLIDPKWWVWSINGEIDCSKSARRILKDVSLTEWQKFLVMCKYCMADEMSKFSLDCLPSQFFTENFRENNFICFYWICFLRNELHRVPVEDDDSIAWTISKYHADFQLVKNFSWNRLNDNERVTLVAYWINESVASNTRDFISLEQIISKMSLSQQQRLLRKTSHTIVKCFASYSDSSRCALWAWRCAGDQMDVEKFAELVEELLKTNITWMSTSLLDEIWNTASAHQRNHVIQTKMDKFVDLLLIDSGSTFSDRFLQFISVDERKKMIFRITNREIFQKCDIDFLSSFLNLYLPHPDDQLTLRKLVIDSPAFVEHLKCLLKCMEYARFNEALKFYFSHDAAAAQIFKRDFLEQKLKTMDFFFAIKLITSIDTWNEFSRFIDEVFDEDSKPGLMVKQWFITSTFTEFTYWVSQLILKLVPQFSQSFYEFVNIVEMVFKNEELKNVKRLFFDQLCSISTDPSPDAIFVRHFRNDSFFPKFMQWCSVHNGKPILKF; from the coding sequence ATGTCCATTAATCAAACACTTGCAGAAAACTGCCTCGATCAGAGCCTCAAAGAACGCTATGTATTTCTCTACGATCTGCCAAGCTTGCAAGAACTAACAGCTTACGAAGTTTGCCGAACAATCTGGTACAGCAATTTATCAAAGTACCAACATATCAAAGCGGAAGATACTAACGTTATTCACTGTCGTTTTATGTTTGGGCTTTTTCTTTTCGATCATTATCAGAAGCACATTGGGCAACTTATAAAGCATTTGAATGTTCCTGCTTCGATCGAagatattcttgaaaattccatGAATAAGGTCTGTAAGGAGATCGGAAATTGGGTGATGGATTTTTACTATGGCACATTAAAACTCGAAGATCACTGTGGAATTCGCCTTATTGATCCAAAGTGGTGGGTTTGGTCGATAAATGGAGAAATCGACTGTTCAAAGAGTGCAAGAAGGATTCTAAAAGATGTCAGTTTGACTGAATGGCAGAAATTTCTCGTGATGTGTAAATATTGCATGGCGGACGAGATGAGTAAATTCTCGTTGGATTGCCTTCCGTCCCagttttttactgaaaattttcgtgaaaacaattttatttgtttttattggATTTGTTTTCTCAGAAATGAGCTGCACAGAGTACCAGTTGAAGATGATGATTCAATAGCCTGGACCATTTCTAAATATCATGCTGACTTTCagttggttaaaaatttttcctggAATCGTTTAAATGACAATGAGCGAGTAACACTTGTTGCTTATTGGATTAATGAGTCTGTAGCAAGCAATACACGTGACTTTATTAGTTTGGAacaaattatttctaaaatgtCTCTGTCTCAGCAACAACGTTTGCTGCGTAAAACGAGCCACACAATTGTTAAGTGTTTCGCTTCATATTCCGATTCATCACGATGCGCACTTTGGGCATGGAGATGTGCTGGGGATCAAATGGATGTAGAAAAATTCGCTGAATTGGTTGAAGAATTGTTGAAAACAAATATAACTTGGATGTCAACCTCTTTATTGGATGAGATTTGGAACACAGCGTCTGCTCATCAGAGAAATCATGTTATTCAGACAAAGATGGACAAGTTCGTGGATTTGTTATTGATTGATAGTGGTTCGACATTCTCTGACCGATTTCTTCAGTTCATATCTGTagatgagaggaaaaaaatgatttttagaataacgaatcgtgaaatttttcaaaagtgtgaTATAGATTTTTTGAGCAGCTTCCTCAACCTGTATTTACCACACCCGGATGACCAATTGACGTTGAGAAAATTGGTTATTGATTCTCCTGCATTTGTAGAACATTTAAAATGCTTATTGAAATGCATGGAGTATGCACGGTTCAACGAAgcattgaaattttacttttctcacGATGCAGCTGCTGCTCAAATATTCAAACGAGACTTCCtggaacagaaattgaaaactatggATTTCTTTTTTGCCATCAAGTTAATTACAAGTATTGATACGTGGAATGAATTCAGCCGATTCATTGATGAGGTTTTTGATGAAGATTCGAAACCAGGGTTGATGGTTAAGCAATGGTTTATCACATCAACATTTACCGAATTTACCTACTGGGTCAGTCAATTGATATTAAAACTCGTCCCTCAGTTTAGCCAGAGTTTCTATGAATTTGTGAACATTGTCGAAATggtgttcaaaaatgaagaactgAAGAATGTGAAACGTTTGTTTTTTGATCAATTGTGCTCAATATCCACTGATCCTTCGCCTGATGCCATTTTTGTGAGACATTTCCGTAACGatagtttttttccaaagtttatGCAGTGGTGTTCGGTGCATAATGGAAAaccaattttaaagttttaa